DNA from Poecilia reticulata strain Guanapo linkage group LG20, Guppy_female_1.0+MT, whole genome shotgun sequence:
CAGACTGTTTGACAAAGCTTGAGAAGAAAAGTCTAAGGCTACCATCGGTCCTGTATCATAAAGTGAAGCATCCTTTTATCACTGACGTGTGGGACTCAGCCACAGTTCTCAAAACTGTAAATGTGTGCTTAGTGTTAATTTGCTGTCTTTCTCTTTATAAcccttaaaatatattattatggAACTTCAGTGAAACTAGGGTTTatgaataagaaataaaagcttctttAAGTCTCGAAATCTTTTGTCACAACCACATATCAACTATAGGCAACAATACACACATAACCACACACAAGTTACCTGCCTGTGTCGCTGATGATGGTTTTTgacaggaagaggaggtggGGGAGAGTCGGGAAGAGGGGAGGGGTCTCGATAAGTTACCATGTTCTCTGGCCAGTGCACAGAGGGAGTTTTTGGGAGGGGACGAGCATTTACGtgggcagaagaagaagaagaagaggaggaggaggaggaggaggaggaggaagagcagtgACAGTCGGCTGATAAAGAAGAGTGACagagctttaaaaagaaaaacaaacactataAGATACAGAAACTGAGCAGGAGAAAAAGACAATGAAGAATAAATGTGGGGAGAGGGGAGTATACTCTCATCATCTGCTGGCCTATCAAACTACACAccgcaaaaacaaacaaacgtcACATGACTCCACACACCTCGTCCTCCGACGGCTTTGTGGAGTCTTCCTCGGGGGAAAGGTTTACCTCAGACTCGGGGGTCGTTTTGACCAGAGAAGGGGCAGAGGCAGGGTTAGGGTCCTGCCCAAGCTGTGAGTAAAGCTCATTGATTTCACTGACAGTGACATAGCCCTGGGGAGTATTATGAGGAAAAATAGAGGAAAGAGAACGGGTGAGGCATAGCGAGAAGTGGGTGAGTCACATTACCAATGCAAATATAGAAATTAGTAGTTAATATGTTGGCAGCAAAAAAGTTACTTACACACCTGGTAGTTACCATACATATCAGAACAGACAGTCAATATCATTTCAGCATTAATAAACAAGAGATTATTATTCGCCGAGATCGTTAGAGATCGTTGGAGACTGGAGACCAAGTCaaaaggaaaaggaaggaaacaCGGCAGACTCCAACAAGACAGGAGTACCTTAGCTTTCTTGAGAAATACATTGGACAGAAAGGACTGACACACATCGGCTAAAGAAGCTGTAGCCTAACAAGCAGAAAAGAAGATCCAAATGACTAAATCAGGGGGGAGTTAAGGAGTCTCATCAAGTCTGCTCGCTGTCAGTCAAACCTACCTCTCTTAGAGAGAAACTCCGGCCACCAGTGAGGTCAGCGTATTTTCTTTCCAGTGTTGCAAGGTTTTCCTTTTCCtaacagagagagaaggagggggagagaaagagaaagaaacttaGCCCTTGCACTAAATTTCTCCCGTTTAGAAGGGATCCAAACATGGGTATCGTCATACTCTTTGCAGCATCACTTCAAGGTTGCGCCTCTCCTTCAGGAAgctctccttttctctctgagCCTGCTCGGTTATCTGCTCTGCTTGCTTCTTCAGAGCCAAGAGTCGCTCCTTAAAGGAGGAACAAAAAGCGCAAGCCTCAAATCAGTCACATTCGAGCAACTCTTTAGGTTCCGTAAAAATAAGATGTGTTACCTTGCGAGTGACGGTGCTGCGCTGGTAGTCGGCAGCCTCTCGGAGAAGTTCTTGTGTACGGGTCTCCTTCTCCTCATCCTGCCTGCTCTCCTTTTCCAGCTGCTGGAACTCCAGGTCTTCAAAGCGCTTTGTCTCTGCCTCAAGTACCTCACAGTCCTAATGCGCACAATAAGAAAAGACGGTGAAGGAGTAAAAACCAGTGAGTCTACAAAACGACCACTAAAACCGACTTTTGAAGATGACGACGAAAAAGGTGTAACATATGCCAGACGTATACATCAGGTATTACATACTGGCACACGTGTTGCTCTGACAGATCAAACTTATGTGATCTAAGATCTAAGCAAAAAACtttagtgaaacaaaacaaatgcaggcaAAACAGTAAAAGAGACATATCCGACTTTCATGAACATTTACCAGTCATGCAAACACTGACCCATGGCTGTTTGACTTCACATGCAAAACATTAGAAACATTTAGGCATTCATtgataaacaaagcaaaaactaaatccCTATCAggctttaattttaaacaaggaattgctgtaattaaaacatgaaaaatgaaagctAATATTCTATGCCCAAACTGGTGTTTCAGCCTTAGTATTTTAGAACCTTAATAGATCTCATCAGTTTCATGGTAAAGTagcaacagcagaaacaaacagaagctaTTCAGTAAGAAAAGAGAACTTGAATGGTAGACAGCTTGAGTGAGTCCATAGAGAAGATGGGGTGATTTAGGTGAAGAAGTGCAGATTTTCTACATGCATAATGAAGTATGCAAGCATCCCGTGCCTTTTCCAGTCCACCCCGCAAACACTTTCCCACATTCATATTCTAGTCAATGCCACAGGGTTGCATGAACTGATGTGAGTTTAATGTGCCTTTGCATGCTTTTTATcttctacaaaacaaaataatttgctgaAACAGCAAAGAAAGATCAGTGCTTAGCAATTTATTCCCAACTCTGAAacctgtttacatttttcaaaaaatattacagtCAGAACCCTTAATGGGAATTTACGAAATAGATGGAAAATGATTaacttttccacaaaaaaaattatatttttgtattttttaatttaaaaaaaaatatgcaaaaggtCGGTGTGAATTTGTGTGCTGTTGCAAAAATAACTCTAGTTCAGTAATATTTCATGGGATGCATCTGAGAAGAACAGCCTGGCTGTAAATGCTTAATGCAGATCCTCCTGAAAACAGTGGTtgtaatggattttatttggggtATACAAGTAAAATGGGATGCATGGATATGCATAccatgtttttctaattttaaataatacaaattttatgaatcatttctcattttccctccacttcacaattacaagTTTATGGTTGCAATGTTGAAAAATATAGGAAAGTTCAAGCTGCAAGAATAACTTTTGCATGGCACTGTACAGAGCTGTGGCagtatgtatgcgtgtgtgtgtgtgtgtgtgtgtgtgtgtgtgtgtgtgtgtgtgtgtgtgtgtctgtgtgtgtgtgtgtgtctgcgtgtgtgtgtactgaCCCTGGCTAGCTGCTCCTGTAGGGGCTCCTTGGTGGCTTCAGGGCAGCTGTCCAGCTGGGAGCGCTGCTCACACACAATCTGAGCCAACCTCTCTACTCTGTCCCTTTCTGCCTGCAGCAACTCGCACGCCTGGTACACGCATGTTTCCATACGTGTACATGTACGCACATTCCCACGCAACAACACGGACACCATGTACACATTTGTGCatgtgtacatatatatataaaaaaaaaaaaaagaaacaaagacaagaaCACATACACACGCAGGACAGAGAGAGGATGGCTGAGTTAGTGGGGACTTGCAGGATGACAGTTAGTTATCATGGCTTTAAAGTCAGTAACACTAGCCTAGAGGAAGGGAGGGGGTCAAGGGGTacggaggagaaaaaaaaaaaaactctggcaGAGTAATGGAGCGCTTGTTACAGGGAACGGGGAGGTGGTATGTGAGAGTAGGATAAACGTTGCAACAGATTCGTGTCCTGCCTTTTGTCAAGTTTGTTTGCATGACAATGACTGAAGGAATGGGTGGGAATGGAAACAAGGACATAAGGGATGGTTCAGCAGAGGATTAACTGGCACATTAGTGCTCCTTTCTGTGTATACACGACACAAAACAGCCACCCAAATATGTACAAGCACTCAACTTTATTTCTGAACTGCAGTTTTCCAAACAGTTTCTGATTGATTCCTCTGTCTTTCCCTCTCTCGGTCGTTTTCCCCGACTGCAGCTGGGTAGACATTTTTGCTCAGGTGGAAGGAATGAACACAGCAAACTGTAATTTTGCTTCATACTcgtgtttaaatgtaaaatcataaatatcaATTCCACCTGTTTATCTAgcaatttgcacatttttcctATTCGTGCAACCTTAAGGgagtttaaataagaaaaaagttacACCCATGTATATATTTGTAGATTTAATGCAGTAGTGTGTGAGACAGAATAGCTCTGGGGACTGATGCATCCTGGGTAGTATTAGCAGATATATATTTGGAGCAGAGAAAGCATGAGACGGATTAACACCTTCCAGTTGCTCACATGACCCCTGAACATATGAGTCTCTGGGCTGCCTATATATTTGTAAGATTATATTCCATGGTTAAAATTCTGCCAACTGTTAAAAGGCTGAAAACTTCTCCATAACTTACACtaaggcagtggttcttaaccttttatgaggtaccgaacccccccaGTTTCAtgtgcgcattcaccgaacccttctcaCCACCCCCCCGCCGACACACAGAAtgctttgcggtattctgatttagtaatgtaattatattagttgtgttaccacccccacgccactagaggcagtagcaaacccgaaaagatgcaactaaggagcagatttagactatagaatttggtaaaaacggtgagttttgctgaagtaattaaagacacaagttcaaatccatgctgagagtggagctccttcaatcagggctcctccgcagcactgattggcttagcaatgtaacgtgatcctctgcagcaagtgatggcaaagcggggcgtcattacgactttacacaagtgtgtctttacctccgcggcagaggctccgccgaacccctggggttcgatcgaacccaggttaagaaccactgcactaaGGTTACAAGATTTGCATCTGCATCACTATCACTTACCAGAATCTAAAACCATAGGTCAAGACAATTATATAGCTTCAAAGTGAAGACTtctaccttttctttttcctgttggGACTTTGTCTCCAAGTCTTCCATCTTGCTGTGAAGTTCATCCAAAGCTTCTTTCTCCCGGTGCAGAGCGCCTACTTCTGACTCTTGCTCCGCTTCGACCAGCGCTCGCTCAACTTCCACCTTTAGGAAATAAATCGGACTAGTTCCGGAGTTTCAAACTGAAGACATATGTTCTGGCTATTCTTTCttggataaaacattttaacacgacaaaatgacaaagaaatagAAAGAACAAGGTTCTATGTCTTTtgaaaagaatgtaaacaaatcaaatgGCCAGATTTAGCCGTCAGCTACCTCTTGGGCAGATTCCTCCATTTGGTTGTCCAGCTCCTTGATTTTTTGCTCCAGCTCCTCGATGTTGTTCAACACCTGAattctctcctcctctgcacgcctcacttcctcctctgaAGGCATCGAGTCTTGCCCTAGGCAGGAAGCTGAGTCCTCTGCAGACTGGTAAAAACATACCTGATTGAACTCATTGAAACACAAAACTTCAATGTTGAGCTTTAAAAATGGAACAGAACTTATATTGGCCTTTACATAAGCAAGTGGAATAAAATTAGATGCAGTCCATATCAGTTCAAATGAGTAAAATAGAATAAACTACATTCACATACAATGCAAACTCAAAGAAACAAGCAAtagagagaaaatattaaataacattttaaaaactatcaCACAAGAATGTGTTTGTAACTTTAATAATAGACGTCGATTACAATCGAATATTGAAAAATATACTATTTTACCTatgttcctttttgttttttagatgaATTAATTCTATACATACAAGCCCACTGACACAGGCAGCAGCTGTCAACTTAAAATGGTAACACTTCACTTGCTCTAATCTAATAAATGAGCTGTAAATATCCCCCATCTGGGGACACAAATGGTATCAATCCTTTTCCAAGTATTTCAACAAGCAACCTTGTTACTTTCATGCTTTCCACAGAGACAATGGGAAGCATAAACACTTCATAAATAATAATCTAGGTCGATAAAGCTGATCCACGTACAATGCGCCCCGTAAACACATGATTTTACCACAATAGAAGGCAAACTTTTGATGACAAGATTTATAGTGAATGTATTTTGCTGTTTCTCTCAGATTTATGTCAAAGATTATGATTATAATGATTATAATGAATCATATTGAAGAAATTTGGGTTTTGAAAGGTAAACAACACACAAATATTGGCACAAAATGATCTCAAAATCCCCCTAACAACTGacagtttgaataaaatatttaaccgATACCTCATTTGTCCTCAGAGATCTTGAAGAGGGTGACGGAGCAAAGCTTCGTAGGCTGACTGCCGGCGATTCGGCCCTGTAGTCTCTGTGTCCGCTGCTGCGCCTCCGCCGCGCCTGCAGGTCGTCGTCAAAGTAACCGTTCTCTGATCCCGGGGAGGTCATGTGACCGCTCCCCGGAATCCCGTTAACAGCTGAAGAGTCCGAAAACACAGACGGCGTGTCATCATCGTCGTCGTTCACCTGGAGCTTCTCCAGCTCCTGGTTGATCTTCTGGAGATCCGCAACCGCCGACGTGGAGCTCGGCGCCGGTCCCCCTCCGTCCCTTTCGGCACGCCCAAGTTCCGAGCAAAGAGACAGGATGGTTTCTAGCCGCTGTCGCTCCTGAAGCAACCACACACACGCGTCAGTTGAATGAAGCACAGGATGTGCAAATTAGATCCTTCtattatttacaaaaaggtCGAGGATAACCATGttgtttccaaaataaaagacgCACAATATACAAGAAACTGTTTTACATAACATTTACATGTAAAGTACCTGATGATTATGGATAAAATTCTTAAATTCCACTTGATAACATAAGAATTACCTGGGGAAGCATTCCAGAAATGATGGCTGCAGTTCCaatctgattattatttattttgaacccAGTACCATTCCTTTCATCTATTTTTAACAACAtatagttaaataaaacatatttaaaataaaagaagagaaTCTTCTCTCAGTTAGTATGCCCACAGAAAGAGTTCCCCTGCTGCTGTTGTTATTGCCAGAGTGCAGCTATAAGTGTCGACCTACGGAAGCTGTGAAGAGTCAAAACAACCTCCCTCACTCTACAATCTCTGGACAGAGAAGCACATGAGCCCCAACGCAGGCCTGCATAGGTAATATTACAAGCAAACAGATGAGGGGGAAAGAATTAGACTTGGTGTGTATGCGAGTCACAGCGAGAGACCAAGCGATCTAATGAGGAGGTGGACAGCTGTCAGATCCGATGGGAAGCGTGCGGGGAAACAAGACATCGCCCAAAACACGGGAATGTCTGTAATGCCACATAAGAAACAAGACACGTTCAAGGATAACATCATCTAGGAAGAACTGGTGAGGATGGGGAAGTGAAAATGTTGAGATATTCAACTCTAAGCAGAAGCCAACAGACttcaggagaaatgttttcataggATGAAAACGGcactaaacatattttgtagcTATTGCAATTCTTTTCAGAACAACTATTACACTTTTGAGtgtagcttgttttttttctactgtatttCAATAGAACCACACTGAGccatttctaacatttaatgTGACAGCACAACCTGAGATAAAGAGTCTATGCCAGTTTTTCACATTGACTGATTCAAAAGATAGACACTATAAAATGATGTTGATCTCAGATCAATGTACCCGGTCCAAAAAGGAAGCAGCAGTAGCACCCCTGGCTAAAGCTAGTGTAAATATACAAATAGTGCTTAGAAGTTAGAATTACTTAGTGTTCAATAACATGAAGTGAACACTTAATTTATTGTAGAGTATCAAGAGCTTCGCATTTCTAGATgcagtttataaaaataaccactagatggcaggAAAAGTTAAGACGATAGGAGATGATTTCCAATATTGAGCCTTAGGCTGAACTAAAATCCTGTTAATGGCTCTTCCCAGTTCCCACGTGCATCACTTCATAGAAACATATGAATCTGTAATTGTATTTCGGTTTTCGATGTCCACAGTCTTTTGATTTAATACCAACAAATACTGGTCATGCTGGTAAAGTGAGATTGAAACTGAGTGTTTGAGTAAACAAGGCAGAAATTACATCAGTGAGTTACCAAAGAGTAAGTTGATGCCATTTTAGTTTGAAGTCAGTTTTTCTTAGAATATGAGCTCTGTCTCTTTCCAAAAAAGAAGTGAAGTGTTTAATAATTCTAAAATCTATGCATTTAATCTAAATTAGTAAAATATGACAACGTATGAGAGATGCATAAAGACAGAGAAGCAATAACTATGATCGCACTTATTATTATGTGTtatgcatttgtgtgtttatcCACCTGCTACACTAAGTCTGTAATCTTGGTTTCCCTGACCCACATCTAAATGATGGGCTCTGCGGCTACTCAGTGGTTGAAACCGCTCTGGGCGGACCTCCAGATGACTGACATAAACATCTATCAACAtgtacacacatacacacacaatcCAAGCGTAAGGTTAAGAATAGTCCTGTTAGTGCGGGCTAACTGCCATAAGCATCTGTTGAGTGGTAAACCtcactatgtgtgtgtgtgtgcgtgtgcatgtgtgtgtgctaaGCTCCCTGGGAGAGTATGTTTGAGAGGCCAAAGAGAATGCTATTCTGGAGGCAAACATTCCTATGCTAACTTGATTTCTGAAGACCATTTGTGAGCATGTGCATTCCACGCTTCCACTGTCAGTGATGACTTCTAACACAAccgtccttttttttcttcagagccttcatttTAGGAGCACAGGACCCATCAGCAAGCATGGctgatttacaaaaaatatccTCTTGAGACTCTTGTCAAAGACTCACAGGACCACCGTGGTCGAGATGGTCTGCCAAAATCAGTTCTCATTGTCACAGTTGGTTGAGGGAAAATTTTGTTCTCAGCTTCATGTTTTCCGGCCCTTCTTGTCACAACGCCCTTCGCGATCTTTTTGCTGTATGTGAAACTGTTGAGACTGGTCTGAATTTCATGGGTGTTTATATGTGGAAAACAGAGCTACTCAACTTCTGTGATCCAGTTTTCTGACTTATCTGTGCAAGGCAGGACAGCTCTTTCGATTCCACTGATAGAATTCTGCTTTTTCAGTCAGAGAGCAGAATAGGCAGTCTTGAAGAGCAATTGTTTAAGTCCGCAAGGAAGTACATACTGAAATACTAAACTCCTCCTGCTCAGTTCTGATCCAATGCAATGGAAGAGTTTCTCACCAAGGCCCTCCGTTCTATTTTTTCCCAgataacatggaaaataaaatttgattttccaACTTGTCAATCATTATCTCCTCATCCTCCAAACTGTTTTGAACTCATAATAATAGTCGTTCCTCTCTGCCATGAACGCTGTGTTTACAATACTGCAGTAAACCACACATAAGAGAAAACACCATGATGTCCACTGCAATGAAGCTGTTTCAGAGGAGCTTGGTTCGAAGCGTCTTGTGGACCGTGAAGGGtctgtgcaaaaacaaacatcccaAAACCACGAGACCATGCTTCAACAGTTCAACCACGCTGGACCCTTCAGTAACAGAGTCCACACCGAAGAGTGTGATTATGGTCACCaactactttttgttttttagctgcaTCTCAAACATATACTGGTAAttagacaaaaaacaacatcttaTCACTTACAGTAATTATAGACAACCTAACAGACAAATACTTTGCAACTTACCAGTCTCTCCACCTCCTGCTCACGAAGTCGCTCCTCTTTCTGTCTATGGTGATAATCCGTCAATTCTTCCTTCCCACTAAGAGAGCTAATACTTCCCCTTCTTTCCCTAAAACCACCAGGTGGAGCCACTCCTGCCTTTCCAAATGACTGTCTCCTCTCCCCAAGGCCCGTCCCATGATCCATCCCCGCCTTCCCAAATGAAGCCCGTGTTTCCCCGAGTCCCATCTCCAGGCCTCCAACTCGTCTATCCTTCTCCCCCAAGGACCTCTCAATAACTGCAGACACTCCTTGGGTGGAGTTAAATTCTGCCTCAGGAGGGCTGGATTTTGTGGAGCTGATTGAGCCCATTGAGCTGGTGGAGGTTAGGCTGAGTTTTTTGGCAACTCTTGGAGAAGAAGAGCCCCCTGCTTTAGATGGGATTGTCACATCTGGCGGGGCAGTTGTGGAATAAGTAGAGGAGGAAGAGCTTTTAGGGGAGGAAAGAGAAATAGACACAACACCTTCACCATGAGTATTGGTCTGGATGTGACTCTTGCTAGATACTTGCTGGTATGAGTTACTGGAGCTGTGGCTGTATTCAGGGTTGGCATTTGGACTGTGGCTGAAAGACTCCTTGCCTAATTTGTAACTCCCATTCATATCGGCTTGTCTCTGTGGGAGCGTTGATAAGGGCAGCGTTCCACTGCTTTCACCTCGAGGAGAAGGGGAAGGACAAAGACGTGGCAGTGATCGGCTATGTCCTCCAGTCATAAGGCCGCTGAGTGACCCGGCTGAATATTTCCTGGTTCGAATGGTGGGCGATGGATCTTGGCTCCCATAGGTACGCCGACCCAATCGAGGGCTTGAGGGCATGCTGACAGCACCTCCCGCTGACGCAGCGCGGGTCgtagaggagggaggaagagagaggagaaCGTTGTCGCTACTGGCAACAGAAGTGGAAGAGCCTCCACCGTTCCATGTGGACAATAAAGGGGAGGAGCCTGGATTGTTCAGTCGTCGACTGTCGGGGACGCCACGGTTGTCCTGACTGCGGCTGGCAGAACCACGAGAGGAGGTCAAAGGGTCAGACCGTCGTCCAGGGGGAAGATGGGAACCAGATTTCAAAGAGACGGGTGGACGATCAGAGCTGTAGAAACGCCTCGCCTGTTCCTGATAGGCTGATGAAGACGTGGCAGGACTGGAAGTGGGTGTGGTGGGAGGAGactggaaaaaaaggaaggaaaaaataaaagactctCATAAACttgtaaataaatgacaagGTACAagaattgttgttgtttttttttctttttcagtgacACAAGTAAAACATCCGGGATAATATTCAAACCCCTACGAGCAATCGTTGTTTTCACTACTAGAGAGAaaatgttggggttttttttagcctAAAGCGGATATCAAGGATAACCAAACAAACTTCCTAAAGTCTATGAAAGCATTCAGTACAAGGATAATAAACCATGTGTTGGACTTGAAGCAGTGCTGACCTGTGTGACACTAAAATAGGAGGGGTTCGCATTCCCATTGGCTCTTAGGCTGTTTTCCAGGGCTATTTTTTTGCGTTGCAGGGTGTCCATCAAATCCCGGAGCTCAGAGGCTGATCGCATCCCTCTAGCACTACCACTGCCTCCGACTGCATGACTGTAGTCACTGCTGAACTTTAGATAATCTGcaagaaaatatgttaattaaTAGGTTAACAGGCAAGTTCATAGAAAACAGACTTAATTAGAAAGAGATTAGAAAAACAACCAAGCAAATTGGAACaatgtgcaaatatttgatATGTTATGGAactaagaaaagacaaaaataaaagagaactTTGAATTGTAatcctttttgtaaaaaaaaaaaaattggggctaaatacagacaaaagtgcagaatgagaaaatgaaagaagaaaaaccaaaggAGAAAGATTGTATGTCTACTTGAATTCACAGGTATtcaaaaattaagacttttgGCAGAGCACATTAAGTCAAAATTAATCCACAAGTGGAAAGGGAGAATCTAAGTATAGGATCTGACTCGCACACACATTTTGATTTAGTGTGGAAGTGCACACACAAGAACTGTCTATTAgatccaaaacaaacagtttaacTTGAGCGGAGTTGCTTGGAATGGGGTTTTGGTTAATGAAAAGGCCCACAAACTATTGTAGAGTGCCCTAAaaagaccccccccccccctccccaccaccGTTCCAAAGGCTTTTTATTTTGAGCACTTGCAGCAG
Protein-coding regions in this window:
- the phldb2b gene encoding pleckstrin homology-like domain family B member 2 isoform X4, with protein sequence MTEVANCVSVMEAEMMFKPESDQMCSPEPKSPPLDLIDTGKGLKVQTATPHLVSLGSGRLSVAITLLPLKEGVTRIGREDAPVRQDITIEGPGIEAEHCHIINEGGVVTLDPCGHLCSLDGVQVTVPTPLTQGYSLCLGKSYYFRFNHPAEASRMKSMLPQKSPVSALAYNTDYLKFSSDYSHAVGGSGSARGMRSASELRDLMDTLQRKKIALENSLRANGNANPSYFSVTQSPPTTPTSSPATSSSAYQEQARRFYSSDRPPVSLKSGSHLPPGRRSDPLTSSRGSASRSQDNRGVPDSRRLNNPGSSPLLSTWNGGGSSTSVASSDNVLLSLPPSSTTRAASAGGAVSMPSSPRLGRRTYGSQDPSPTIRTRKYSAGSLSGLMTGGHSRSLPRLCPSPSPRGESSGTLPLSTLPQRQADMNGSYKLGKESFSHSPNANPEYSHSSSNSYQQVSSKSHIQTNTHGEGVVSISLSSPKSSSSSTYSTTAPPDVTIPSKAGGSSSPRVAKKLSLTSTSSMGSISSTKSSPPEAEFNSTQGVSAVIERSLGEKDRRVGGLEMGLGETRASFGKAGMDHGTGLGERRQSFGKAGVAPPGGFRERRGSISSLSGKEELTDYHHRQKEERLREQEVERLERQRLETILSLCSELGRAERDGGGPAPSSTSAVADLQKINQELEKLQVNDDDDDTPSVFSDSSAVNGIPGSGHMTSPGSENGYFDDDLQARRRRSSGHRDYRAESPAVSLRSFAPSPSSRSLRTNESAEDSASCLGQDSMPSEEEVRRAEEERIQVLNNIEELEQKIKELDNQMEESAQEVEVERALVEAEQESEVGALHREKEALDELHSKMEDLETKSQQEKEKACELLQAERDRVERLAQIVCEQRSQLDSCPEATKEPLQEQLARDCEVLEAETKRFEDLEFQQLEKESRQDEEKETRTQELLREAADYQRSTVTRKERLLALKKQAEQITEQAQREKESFLKERRNLEVMLQREKENLATLERKYADLTGGRSFSLREATASLADVCQSFLSNVFLKKAKGYVTVSEINELYSQLGQDPNPASAPSLVKTTPESEVNLSPEEDSTKPSEDEHFRLLEERKRSERESGSHLSDTLPRKKNIPTLNTQFTSSTLGRSYQTKSHQPLVQSSSCGSILPRILSLSSKETESRRLQKGQSGSRAASQTNVYLDAFGYRENQPFDTLSVDSSDSIETSISACSPDNVSSASTSNMARLEEMERLLREAQAEKNRLLEHKEREMEMRKQALEEERRRREDLEKRLQEETSRRQKLIDREVKMREKQRAQSRPLTRYLPVRKDDFDLRAHIESAGHNTDTCFHLSISEKTCRGYLIKMGGKIKTWKKRWFVFDRNRRTLSYYADKHEAKLKGVIYFQAIEEVYYDHLKSAHKSPNPSLTFSVKTHDRVYYMVAPSPEAMRIWMDVIVTGAEGYTQFMV
- the phldb2b gene encoding pleckstrin homology-like domain family B member 2 isoform X5; protein product: MTEVANCVSVMEAEMMFKPESDQMCSPEPKSPPLDLIDTGKGLKVQTATPHLVSLGSGRLSVAITLLPLKEGVTRIGREDAPVRQDITIEGPGIEAEHCHIINEGGVVTLDPCGHLCSLDGVQVTVPTPLTQGYSLCLGKSYYFRFNHPAEASRMKSMLPQKSPVSALAYNTDYLKFSSDYSHAVGGSGSARGMRSASELRDLMDTLQRKKIALENSLRANGNANPSYFSVTQSPPTTPTSSPATSSSAYQEQARRFYSSDRPPVSLKSGSHLPPGRRSDPLTSSRGSASRSQDNRGVPDSRRLNNPGSSPLLSTWNGGGSSTSVASSDNVLLSLPPSSTTRAASAGGAVSMPSSPRLGRRTYGSQDPSPTIRTRKYSAGSLSGLMTGGHSRSLPRLCPSPSPRGESSGTLPLSTLPQRQADMNGSYKLGKESFSHSPNANPEYSHSSSNSYQQVSSKSHIQTNTHGEGVVSISLSSPKSSSSSTYSTTAPPDVTIPSKAGGSSSPRVAKKLSLTSTSSMGSISSTKSSPPEAEFNSTQGVSAVIERSLGEKDRRVGGLEMGLGETRASFGKAGMDHGTGLGERRQSFGKAGVAPPGGFRERRGSISSLSGKEELTDYHHRQKEERLREQEVERLERQRLETILSLCSELGRAERDGGGPAPSSTSAVADLQKINQELEKLQVNDDDDDTPSVFSDSSAVNGIPGSGHMTSPGSENGYFDDDLQARRRRSSGHRDYRAESPAVSLRSFAPSPSSRSLRTNESAEDSASCLGQDSMPSEEEVRRAEEERIQVLNNIEELEQKIKELDNQMEESAQEVEVERALVEAEQESEVGALHREKEALDELHSKMEDLETKSQQEKEKACELLQAERDRVERLAQIVCEQRSQLDSCPEATKEPLQEQLARDCEVLEAETKRFEDLEFQQLEKESRQDEEKETRTQELLREAADYQRSTVTRKERLLALKKQAEQITEQAQREKESFLKERRNLEVMLQREKENLATLERKYADLTGGRSFSLREHFRLLEERKRSERESGSHLSDTLPRKKNIPTLNTQFTSSTLGRSYQTKSHQPLVQSSSCGSILPRILSLSSKETESRRLQKGQSGSRAASQTNVYLDAFGYRENQPFDTLSVDSSDSIETSISACSPDNVSSASTSNMARLEEMERLLREAQAEKNRLLEHKEREMEMRKQALEEERRRREDLEKRLQEETSRRQKLIDREVKMREKQRAQSRPLTRYLPVRKDDFDLRAHIESAGHNTDTCFHLSISEKTCRGYLIKMGGKIKTWKKRWFVFDRNRRTLSYYADKHEAKLKGVIYFQAIEEVYYDHLKSAHKSPNPSLTFSVKTHDRVYYMVAPSPEAMRIWMDVIVTGAEGYTQFMV